From Triticum urartu cultivar G1812 chromosome 2, Tu2.1, whole genome shotgun sequence, a single genomic window includes:
- the LOC125537638 gene encoding uncharacterized protein LOC125537638 produces MHDPFLRLTGPSRAIVSREPLNVEIELKVKGATKSEDKPLMSFFYYYSGSHCGICTLYIPLEGDFCTMALSSEEVYESVQATAVGIRVCVPEETPSIFKNGGRVVCSSLPRRRAKLPNPEHRTGPSFWQVVLQDGAMTSCSQGYLDLSRHVVSVKLCGTLEVLIEANSRSGAMAAQVSIQARDCNITQNECQLGDSKLEITVAWSRLVWDKLWITRGANEEL; encoded by the coding sequence ATGCATGATCCTTTTTTGCGCCTGACTGGCCCGTCTCGTGCAATTGTGAGTCGGGAACCTCTTAATGTGGAAATCGAGCTGAAAGTGAAGGGCGCAACCAAGTCTGAAGATAAACCATTGATGAGTTTTTTCTATTATTACAGCGGTAGTCATTGTGGGATATGTACTCTATATATCCCTCTCGAAGGAGACTTTTGCACAATGGCGTTAAGCTCAGAGGAAGTTTATGAATCAGTACAGGCAACTGCCGTGGGTATCCGTGTCTGTGTTCCTGAAGAGACGCCAAGTATTTTTAAAAATGGCGGCCGAGTTGTTTGCTCCTCTCTGCCTCGGAGAAGAGCCAAATTGCCTAATCCTGAACACAGGACCGGCCCCTCGTTTTGGCAAGTTGTGCTTCAAGATGGAGCAATGACAAGTTGTTCACAGGGTTACCTTGATCTGTCAAGGCATGTTGTCTCTGTAAAATTGTGTGGAACGCTTGAAGTTCTCATAGAGGCCAACTCGCGATCTGGGGCTATGGCTGCTCAGGTATCCATCCAGGCCAGAGATTGCAATATAACTCAGAATGAGTGTCAACTTGGCGACTCTAAGCTGGAGATCACTGTTGCTTGGTCCCGTCTTGTTTGGGACAAGCTGTGGATCACGAGGGGGGCAAATGAGGAACTTTGA
- the LOC125539397 gene encoding uncharacterized protein LOC125539397 translates to MEGEAEMEGEARGKRGGGKVRIIEAPPRISMEAVNGAMGSDELPERISTSGDTELEIEQAKEMGEEAEERDEVAKLEIEEAEGMEEKMQTGMFFTIYCRALESNLSRLFSSPCKDATSLSPMHFTHSTTDRTSYAEFATSTLQIYSIKVAEIKGTPELKWPLRVYGMVAARDTVDHNRNILFLRQRNDCQILTPENPFLQLTGPSRAIAAIDPVDFDIKLKVKGRMKSKDRVLMHQTSKYSCNEAILLDDSCRIVLRCAKLEKTVQATIVGVRVINWRKKKCPFRHGGLVIAKAHSKPVKPQNEVLLQDQVMDNISDGYFQGEVSCVGDRSSALKHEDEVVLQGQVTANNWDGCLDLSRHVVSVELDGKLEVIIRALSSNGFVTKHCHVFFPAQESKISRGICDLASYKVEVAVAWSLLVRDKQFISREGCMDDD, encoded by the exons ATGGAAGGAGAGGCGGAGATGGAAGGGGAGGCGAGGGGAAAGAGAGGCGGCGGAAAGGTGAGGATCATCGAGGCACCACCCAGGATCTCCATGGAGGCTGTGAATGGAGCCATGGGGAGCGACGAGTTGCCGGAGAGGATTTCCACTTCAGGAGATACAGAATTAGAGATTGAGCAAGCCAAGGAGATGGGAGAGGAAGCCGAGGAGAGGGATGAGGTGGCAAAATTGGAGATTGAGGAAGCTGAGGGGATGGAGGAGAAGATGCAGACTGGGATGTTCTTTACTATCTACTGTCGCGCCTTGGAATCGAATTTGTCCAGGTTGTTTAGCAGTCCCTGCAAAGATGCGA CTTCATTGAGTCCTATGCACTTCACACACAGTACAACGGACCGCACCTCTTATGCTGAATTCGCCACCAGCACTCTGCAAATATACTCCATTAAAGTCGCAGAAATAAAGGGCACTCCTGAGTTGAAGTGGCCACTGCGTGTGTATGGCATGGTTGCTGCCCGAGATACCGTGGATCACAATCGCAACATTCTCTTCTTGCGTCAAAGGAATGACTGCCAGATACTCACTCCAGAG AATCCTTTTTTGCAATTGACTGGCCCGTCTCGTGCAATTGCGGCTATAGATCCTGTTGACTTTGACATTAAACTCAAAGTAAAGGGCAGGATGAAGTCAAAAGATAGAGTGCTCATGCATCAGACCTCCAAGTACAGCTGTAATGAGGCCATTCTGTTGGATGACTCCTGCAGAATTGTGTTACGGTGTGCGAAACTGGAGAAGACAGTGCAAGCAACTATAGTCGGTGTCCGTGTTATTAATTGGAGAAAGAAGAAATGTCCTTTTAGACATGGTGGTCTAGTCATTGCCAAGGCACATTCTAAGCCCGTTAAACCTCAGAATGAGGTCCTGCTACAAGATCAAGTGATGGATAACATTTCAGATGGTTACTTTCAAGGTGAAGTTAGTTGTGTTGGCGACAGATCTTCGGCGCTGAAACATGAAGATGAGGTTGTGCTTCAAGGTCAAGTGACAGCTAACAATTGGGATGGCTGTCTTGATCTGTCAAGGCATGTTGTTTCCGTAGAGTTAGATGGAAAGCTCGAAGTCATCATCCGTGCCCTGTCTTCAAATGGTTTTGTTACTAAACATTGCCATGTCTTCTTCCCAGCCCAGGAAAGCAAAATAAGTCGGGGCATATGTGATCTTGCCTCCTATAAGGTGGAAGTCGCTGTTGCTTGGTCCCTTCTTGTTCGAGACAAGCAGTTTATCTCGAGGGAGGGATGTATGGATGATGACTAG
- the LOC125537637 gene encoding uncharacterized protein LOC125537637, whose translation MGEEGEVRDEVAKLDIEEAEGMEEKMQTGPFFDMYCGGLKACWSWFFSSPCKDTTSFSPMHFTRITPGSPSDDAVIASTLQIFFVKVAEIKEALEFNWPLHVYGMVAVRDTIDHILFLRERRDCQILTQKDPCLQLTGPSHAVVSIDPVDFEIKMKVKGRSRSEDRMLIHQTFNYSANETTLSNDFCKIMLRCAKLENTVQGTIVSVRVTNWRKRKWPFKHDGRVSCIAKGTSKPIKPEQPEEELVLQDQVMANSSDGYIDLSRHVVSVELNGRLEVIISADKSHARKSCGRVFFPAQESKVSRCTCNLGSHTVEVTVAWSLLIRDKQYFSREGCVDGQTFEHTVKIRARKHVVTTSETHSATKIVQAKIYSLLHLFSENAVNLKPEPKLRISDYSISEIQIHMDNMYTDLTSLLQMMGKLQNREVLGKEPVTEKMGVKGIHIRTEDSGESATKMQASRTYYNYGLNAIFSGLDQLCTQLDQMGHLSNKSPSFSELFKELL comes from the exons ATGGGAGAGGAAGGCGAGGTGAGGGATGAGGTGGCAAAGTTGGATATTGAGGAAGCTGAGGGGATGGAGGAGAAGATGCAGACTGGGCCGTTCTTTGATATGTACTGTGGCGGCTTGAAAGCGTGTTGGTCCTGGTTCTTCAGCAGTCCCTGCAAAGATACTA CGTCATTCAGTCCTATGCACTTCACACGCATTACACCGGGAAGCCCCTCTGATGATGCTGTCATTGCCAGCACCCTGCAGATTTTCTTTGTCAAAGTCGCAGAAATAAAAGAAGCTCTTGAGTTTAATTGGCCACTGCATGTGTACGGCATGGTTGCGGTCCGAGATACCATCGATCACATTCTCTTCCTCCGTGAAAGGCGTGATTGCCAAATACTGACTCAAAAG GATCCTTGTTTGCAGTTGACTGGCCCGTCTCACGCAGTTGTTTCTATAGATCCTGTTGACTTTGAAATCAAGATGAAAGTGAAGGGCAGAAGCAGGTCAGAAGATAGAATGCTGATCCATCAGACCTTCAACTACAGTGCTAATGAGACCACTCTGTCGAATGACTTCTGCAAAATTATGTTACGGTGTGCGAAATTGGAAAATACAGTCCAAGGAACTATAGTGAGTGTCCGTGTTACTAATTGGAGGAAAAGGAAATGGCCTTTTAAACATGATGGTAGAGTTAGTTGCATTGCCAAGGGAACTTCTAAGCCCATTAAACCCGAGCAACCTGAAGAAGAGCTTGTACTTCAAGATCAAGTGATGGCTAACAGTTCAGATGGTTACATTGATCTGTCAAGGCATGTTGTTTCTGTAGAGTTAAATGGAAGGCTGGAAGTTATCATCAGTGCCGACAAATCACATGCCCGCAAATCATGTGGTCGTGTCTTCTTTCCAGCCCAGGAAAGCAAAGTAAGTCGGTGCACATGTAATCTTGGCTCCCATACGGTGGAGGTTACTGTTGCTTGGTCCTTGCTTATTAGAGACAAGCAGTATTTCTCGAGGGAGGGATGTGTTGATGGCCAGACGTTCGAGCATACTGTAAAGATCCGGGCGAGGAAGCATGTGGTGACAACATCGGAGACTCATTCAGCCACAAAGATAGTTCAGGCTAAGATCTACTCCTTACTCCATCTTTTCTCTGAGAACGCTGTGAATCTGAAACCCGAACCGAAACTGAGGATTAGCGACTATAGCATTAgtgagatccaaatccacatggATAACATGTACACCGACCTGACGAGTTTGCTCCAGATGATGGGCAAATTGCAGAACAGGGAGGTTCTGGGCAAAGAGCCAGTCACGGAAAAGATGGGTGTGAAGGGGATCCACATTAGGACCGAAGACAGTGGCGAATCAGCAACGAAGATGCAAGCATCGAGGACCTACTACAACTACGGATTGAATGCGATCTTCAGTGGGTTGGATCAGCTCTGCACCCAGTTGGATCAGATGGGACATCTTAGCAACAAATCCCCATCATTCTCCGAGCTGTTCAAGGAGCTGCTG